One Neodiprion pinetum isolate iyNeoPine1 chromosome 1, iyNeoPine1.2, whole genome shotgun sequence genomic window carries:
- the LOC124225021 gene encoding glucose dehydrogenase [FAD, quinone]-like isoform X1: MEYNYALPETCNADYLGQSVASICNVTSYYFFLSILETFVRRKQRIAQTCERITPIHIPDAEYDFIVVGGGAAGSVVAARLSENPSWKVLLIEAGPDELVAASVPGFTYVVPGSSNEWGYQSTNETYACLGSNGSCSITQAKTLGGSLSHNAMIYLRGSPYIFDQWAAMGNEGWSWEEVLPFFKKSENNGDIDSVGRKYHGTNGPLFVERFPSKPPFANVILEAAKEAGLGLSNDLNGDDPIGFTILQTTSHRGARRSSAAAYLRPIRHRRNLQITLNSTCTRVIIKNGRAVGIEYYKNGKLYTVRASREVILSAGAVRSPHLLLLSGVGPEEDLKSYGIEVIENLPGVGYNFHDHVVFPIPFTINEPDTYLNNWAALAEYIAFQTGPLSNTGLGQVAGALPSGITTPNLPDNHIVGMGYSAGCAPGGIGLLSSDGKREIEFSAGYEHPKCRGKISLASSDPLEYPSITVNYLCHPDDVAGVVKAVEYTLQLADAPAFKAYNMTLAATPFEPCSTYTFASRKYWECAAHYNVTGESHFAGSCKMGPSSDPLAVVDPRLRVYGIQGLRVADASIMPQATTANTGSSCVMIGERAAHMIKQDWNYTDAV; the protein is encoded by the exons ATGGAGTACAACTACGCCTTGCCGGAAACCTGCAATGCGGACTACCTGGGGCAGAGTGTAGCCAGCATATGTAATGTCACCTCGTACTACTTCTTTCTGTCGATTCTAGAGACATTTGTAAGAAGAAAACAACGAATCGCTCAAACCTGCGAACGCATCACACCTATCCATATCCCAGATGCCGAGTATGACTTTATCGTAGTGGGGG gTGGAGCAGCCGGTTCTGTCGTCGCTGCAAGACTGAGTGAAAATCCGTCTTGGAAAGTTCTGCTTATTGAGGCAGGCCCGGACGAACTAGTAGCCGCATCCGTTCCTGGTTTCACTTATGTTGTACCCG GATCATCTAACGAGTGGGGATACCAGTCGACCAACGAAACCTACGCCTGTCTAGGTTCGAATGGTAGCTGTTCGATTACGCAAGCCAAAACTCTTGGTGGAAGCTTGTCGCACAATGCAATGATATACCTACGCGGCAGCCCGTATATATTCGATCAATGGGCTGCAATGGGTAATGAGGGATGGTCATGGGAAGAAGTCTTGCCATTTTTCAAGAAGTCCGAAAATAACGGCGATATCGATAGTGTTGGCCGAAAGTATCACGGCACGAATGGGCCGCTTTTTGTCGAAAGGTTTCCGTCCAAACCACCTTTTGCAAATGTAATACTCGAAGCAGCCAAAGAGGCGGGTCTCGGCCTCAGCAATGATCTCAACGGAGATGATCCTATCGGGTTCACTATACTCCAAACAACGAGTCATCGCGGTGCGAGACGCAGTAGCGCTGCGGCATATCTGCGGCCAATCAGACACCGCAGGAACCTCCAAATAACTCTGAACTCCACCTGCACGCGAGTCATAATCAAGAATGGAAGGGCCGTTGGCATCGAATATTACAAG AACGGCAAGTTGTACACGGTACGCGCATCCAGGGAAGTCATCCTCTCCGCAGGTGCCGTTCGGTCTCCTCATCTTCTACTCCTCTCTGGAGTTGGGCCGGAAGAAGATTTGAAATCCTACGGAATCGAAGTGATCGAAAATTTACCTGGCGTCGGCTACAATTTCCATGATCATGTCGTATTCCCGATCCCGTTCACCATCAATGAGCCTGACACCTACCTCAACAACTGGGCTGCTCTTGCTGAGTATATCGCCTTCCAGACCGGACCCTTGTCTAACACCGGACTCGGTCAAGTGGCTGGCGCCCTACCATCTGGAATAACGACGCCTAACCTTCCGGACAATCATATAGTCGGCATGGGTTACTCTGCTGGTTGCGCACCCGGTGGAATCGGCTTACTTAGCAGCGACGGTAAACGCGAAATCGAGTTCTCGGCCGGTTACGAGCATCCGAAATGCAGAG GAAAAATTAGTCTGGCTTCATCGGATCCTTTGGAATATCCTTCAATCACGGTAAACTATCTCTGCCATCCTGATGACGTCGCTGGGGTTGTAAAAGCCGTCGAGTATACTTTGCAATTGGCTGATGCACCCGCCTTCAAAGCCTATAACATGACCTTGGCCGCGACACCTTTCGAGCCCTGCTCAACCTACACTTTTGCTAGCAGAAAATATTGGGAGTGTGCAGCTCATTACAATGTTACTGGGGAATCCCACTTCGCAGGCTCCTGCAAAATGGGCCCATCATCGGACCCACTGGCAGTTGTCGACCCTCGGCTCCGAGTCTACGGAATACAGGGACTACGCGTGGCGGACGCTTCTATTATGCCGCAG GCGACTACAGCTAATACTGGATCATCTTGCGTCATGATTGGAGAGCGAGCTGCGCATATGATCAAGCAAGATTGGAATTACACAG
- the LOC124225021 gene encoding glucose dehydrogenase [FAD, quinone]-like isoform X2, whose product MEYNYALPETCNADYLGQSVASICNVTSYYFFLSILETFVRRKQRIAQTCERITPIHIPDAEYDFIVVGGGAAGSVVAARLSENPSWKVLLIEAGPDELVAASVPGFTYVVPGSNEWGYQSTNETYACLGSNGSCSITQAKTLGGSLSHNAMIYLRGSPYIFDQWAAMGNEGWSWEEVLPFFKKSENNGDIDSVGRKYHGTNGPLFVERFPSKPPFANVILEAAKEAGLGLSNDLNGDDPIGFTILQTTSHRGARRSSAAAYLRPIRHRRNLQITLNSTCTRVIIKNGRAVGIEYYKNGKLYTVRASREVILSAGAVRSPHLLLLSGVGPEEDLKSYGIEVIENLPGVGYNFHDHVVFPIPFTINEPDTYLNNWAALAEYIAFQTGPLSNTGLGQVAGALPSGITTPNLPDNHIVGMGYSAGCAPGGIGLLSSDGKREIEFSAGYEHPKCRGKISLASSDPLEYPSITVNYLCHPDDVAGVVKAVEYTLQLADAPAFKAYNMTLAATPFEPCSTYTFASRKYWECAAHYNVTGESHFAGSCKMGPSSDPLAVVDPRLRVYGIQGLRVADASIMPQATTANTGSSCVMIGERAAHMIKQDWNYTDAV is encoded by the exons ATGGAGTACAACTACGCCTTGCCGGAAACCTGCAATGCGGACTACCTGGGGCAGAGTGTAGCCAGCATATGTAATGTCACCTCGTACTACTTCTTTCTGTCGATTCTAGAGACATTTGTAAGAAGAAAACAACGAATCGCTCAAACCTGCGAACGCATCACACCTATCCATATCCCAGATGCCGAGTATGACTTTATCGTAGTGGGGG gTGGAGCAGCCGGTTCTGTCGTCGCTGCAAGACTGAGTGAAAATCCGTCTTGGAAAGTTCTGCTTATTGAGGCAGGCCCGGACGAACTAGTAGCCGCATCCGTTCCTGGTTTCACTTATGTTGTACCCGG ATCTAACGAGTGGGGATACCAGTCGACCAACGAAACCTACGCCTGTCTAGGTTCGAATGGTAGCTGTTCGATTACGCAAGCCAAAACTCTTGGTGGAAGCTTGTCGCACAATGCAATGATATACCTACGCGGCAGCCCGTATATATTCGATCAATGGGCTGCAATGGGTAATGAGGGATGGTCATGGGAAGAAGTCTTGCCATTTTTCAAGAAGTCCGAAAATAACGGCGATATCGATAGTGTTGGCCGAAAGTATCACGGCACGAATGGGCCGCTTTTTGTCGAAAGGTTTCCGTCCAAACCACCTTTTGCAAATGTAATACTCGAAGCAGCCAAAGAGGCGGGTCTCGGCCTCAGCAATGATCTCAACGGAGATGATCCTATCGGGTTCACTATACTCCAAACAACGAGTCATCGCGGTGCGAGACGCAGTAGCGCTGCGGCATATCTGCGGCCAATCAGACACCGCAGGAACCTCCAAATAACTCTGAACTCCACCTGCACGCGAGTCATAATCAAGAATGGAAGGGCCGTTGGCATCGAATATTACAAG AACGGCAAGTTGTACACGGTACGCGCATCCAGGGAAGTCATCCTCTCCGCAGGTGCCGTTCGGTCTCCTCATCTTCTACTCCTCTCTGGAGTTGGGCCGGAAGAAGATTTGAAATCCTACGGAATCGAAGTGATCGAAAATTTACCTGGCGTCGGCTACAATTTCCATGATCATGTCGTATTCCCGATCCCGTTCACCATCAATGAGCCTGACACCTACCTCAACAACTGGGCTGCTCTTGCTGAGTATATCGCCTTCCAGACCGGACCCTTGTCTAACACCGGACTCGGTCAAGTGGCTGGCGCCCTACCATCTGGAATAACGACGCCTAACCTTCCGGACAATCATATAGTCGGCATGGGTTACTCTGCTGGTTGCGCACCCGGTGGAATCGGCTTACTTAGCAGCGACGGTAAACGCGAAATCGAGTTCTCGGCCGGTTACGAGCATCCGAAATGCAGAG GAAAAATTAGTCTGGCTTCATCGGATCCTTTGGAATATCCTTCAATCACGGTAAACTATCTCTGCCATCCTGATGACGTCGCTGGGGTTGTAAAAGCCGTCGAGTATACTTTGCAATTGGCTGATGCACCCGCCTTCAAAGCCTATAACATGACCTTGGCCGCGACACCTTTCGAGCCCTGCTCAACCTACACTTTTGCTAGCAGAAAATATTGGGAGTGTGCAGCTCATTACAATGTTACTGGGGAATCCCACTTCGCAGGCTCCTGCAAAATGGGCCCATCATCGGACCCACTGGCAGTTGTCGACCCTCGGCTCCGAGTCTACGGAATACAGGGACTACGCGTGGCGGACGCTTCTATTATGCCGCAG GCGACTACAGCTAATACTGGATCATCTTGCGTCATGATTGGAGAGCGAGCTGCGCATATGATCAAGCAAGATTGGAATTACACAG
- the LOC124216023 gene encoding glucose dehydrogenase [FAD, quinone]-like isoform X1, with translation MLIQIMLDMSNTPNICESQGSTSCCRITTSHIETAYSFLDGTGTNGTPNRLHRFLIAVRQMEYNYISPETCNAGLLGPSLVNLYNVTSYYFFLSILETFVRRKQAIAQTCERITPIHTPDAEYDFIVVGGGAAGSVIAARLSENPFWKVLLIEAGPDEPVGLSIPGLASVISPSSIEWGYQSTNENYACLSSNGSCPIPAAKALGGGMAKNAMIYLRGGPFIFDQWAAMGNEGWSWEDVLPFFKKSENNGDIDSVGREYHGTDGPLFVERFPSKPLLANVILEAAQEAGFGVSNDLNGNDSIGFAIVQTTSHHGARRSSAAAFLRPIRHRTNLHITLNSTCTRVIIENGQAVGVEYYKVGNFYTVRASKEVIVSAGAVGSPHLLLLSGIGPEEDLKSKGIDVVEDVPGVGCNFHDHMIYQVAFTVDEPDVYDSKWAALAEYIGFQTGPLSNSGLPQVAGALSSGITTPDLPDIHIVIEGYCNSFELCGMGALSSDGKREIVFSAGYEHPKCRGKISLASSDPFEYPSIWVNYLCDPDDVAGVVRAIEYSLELVNTPAIKAYNMTLAETPLEACSNYTFASTKYWECAVHHNAIGEYHISGSCKMGPSSDPLAVVDPQLRVYGIQGLRVADASIMPQVTIANTAASCVMIGERAAHMIKQDWNYTDAI, from the exons ATGCTAATTCAAATC ATGTTGGACATGTCAAATACGCCAAACATATGCGAAAGTCAAGGGAGCACATCGTGCTGCCGTATAACTACGAGTCACATCGAGACAGCATATTCATTTCTGGACGGAACCGGAACGAACGGCACACCAAACCGTCTCCATAGATTTTTGATTGCAGTTCGAC AAATGGAGTACAACTACATCTCGCCGGAAACCTGCAATGCGGGCCTTCTGGGGCCGAGTCTGGTCAATTTGTATAATGTCACCTCGTACTATTTCTTTCTGTCGATTCTAGAGACATTTGTGAGAAGAAAACAAGCAATCGCTCAAACCTGCGAACGCATCACACCTATCCATACCCCGGATGCCGAGTATGACTTCATCGTAGTGGGAG GCGGAGCAGCCGGATCTGTCATCGCTGCAAGACTGAGTGAGAATCCGTTCTGGAAAGTTCTGCTTATTGAGGCAGGCCCGGACGAACCAGTAGGTCTATCCATCCCTGGTCTTGCTTCTGTTATATCTC CATCATCTATCGAGTGGGGATACCAGTCGACAAACGAGAACTACGCCTGTCTCAGTTCGAATGGTAGCTGTCCGATCCCTGCAGCCAAAGCTCTCGGTGGAGGCATGGCGAAGAATGCAATGATATACCTACGCGGCGGCCCGTTCATATTCGATCAATGGGCTGCAATGGGTAACGAGGGATGGTCGTGGGAAGACGTCCTACCGTTTTTTAAAAAGTCCGAAAATAACGGTGATATCGATAGTGTTGGTCGAGAGTATCACGGCACGGATGGACCACTTTTTGTCGAAAGATTTCCGTCCAAGCCACTCCTTGCAAATGTAATACTCGAGGCAGCCCAAGAAGCGGGTTTCGGCGTCAGCAATGACCTCAACGGAAATGATAGTATTGGTTTCGCAATAGTTCAAACAACGAGCCACCACGGTGCGAGACGCAGCAGCGCCGCAGCGTTTCTGCGGCCAATCAGACATCGCACTAATCTCCACATCACTCTGAACTCCACTTGCACGAGGGTCATAATCGAGAATGGACAAGCAGTTGGAGTTGAATATTACAAA GTTGGCAATTTCTACACGGTACGCGCATCCAAGGAAGTCATCGTTTCCGCAGGTGCGGTTGGGTCTCCCCATCTTCTACTGCTTTCTGGAATTGGGCCGGAAGAAGATTTGAAATCCAAGGGAATCGACGTGGTCGAAGATGTACCTGGCGTCGGCTGCAATTTCCATGATCATATGATATACCAGGTTGCGTTCACCGTTGATGAGCCTGACGTCTACGACAGCAAGTGGGCTGCTCTTGCTGAGTACATCGGCTTTCAGACTGGGCCCTTGTCCAACAGCGGACTCCCTCAAGTGGCTGGCGCCCTATCATCCGGGATTACTACACCCGACCTTCCGGACATTCATATAGTCATCGAAGGTTATTGTAACAGTTTCGAACTATGTGGAATGGGCGCACTTAGCAGTGACGGTAAACGCGAAATCGTGTTTTCGGCAGGTTACGAGCATCCGAAATGCAGAG GAAAAATCAGTCTGGCTTCATCGGATCCTTTTGAGTATCCTTCGATCTGGGTCAACTATCTCTGCGACCCTGACGACGTTGCTGGGGTTGTGAGAGCCATCGAGTATTCACTGGAATTGGTCAATACACCGGCCATAAAGGCCTACAACATGACCTTGGCCGAAACACCTCTCGAGGCCTGCTCAAATTACACTTTTGCTAGCACGAAATACTGGGAGTGCGCAGTTCATCACAATGCTATTGGGGAATACCACATCTCAGGCTCCTGCAAAATGGGTCCGTCATCGGACCCACTTGCTGTTGTCGACCCTCAGCTCCGAGTCTACGGAATACAGGGACTACGCGTGGCGGACGCTTCTATTATGCCGCAG GTGACTATCGCCAATACTGCAGCATCTTGCGTCATGATTGGAGAACGAGCTGCGCACATGATCAAGCAAGATTGGAATTATACGGATgcgatataa
- the LOC124216023 gene encoding glucose dehydrogenase [FAD, quinone]-like isoform X3, with amino-acid sequence MEYNYISPETCNAGLLGPSLVNLYNVTSYYFFLSILETFVRRKQAIAQTCERITPIHTPDAEYDFIVVGGGAAGSVIAARLSENPFWKVLLIEAGPDEPVGLSIPGLASVISPSSIEWGYQSTNENYACLSSNGSCPIPAAKALGGGMAKNAMIYLRGGPFIFDQWAAMGNEGWSWEDVLPFFKKSENNGDIDSVGREYHGTDGPLFVERFPSKPLLANVILEAAQEAGFGVSNDLNGNDSIGFAIVQTTSHHGARRSSAAAFLRPIRHRTNLHITLNSTCTRVIIENGQAVGVEYYKVGNFYTVRASKEVIVSAGAVGSPHLLLLSGIGPEEDLKSKGIDVVEDVPGVGCNFHDHMIYQVAFTVDEPDVYDSKWAALAEYIGFQTGPLSNSGLPQVAGALSSGITTPDLPDIHIVIEGYCNSFELCGMGALSSDGKREIVFSAGYEHPKCRGKISLASSDPFEYPSIWVNYLCDPDDVAGVVRAIEYSLELVNTPAIKAYNMTLAETPLEACSNYTFASTKYWECAVHHNAIGEYHISGSCKMGPSSDPLAVVDPQLRVYGIQGLRVADASIMPQVTIANTAASCVMIGERAAHMIKQDWNYTDAI; translated from the exons ATGGAGTACAACTACATCTCGCCGGAAACCTGCAATGCGGGCCTTCTGGGGCCGAGTCTGGTCAATTTGTATAATGTCACCTCGTACTATTTCTTTCTGTCGATTCTAGAGACATTTGTGAGAAGAAAACAAGCAATCGCTCAAACCTGCGAACGCATCACACCTATCCATACCCCGGATGCCGAGTATGACTTCATCGTAGTGGGAG GCGGAGCAGCCGGATCTGTCATCGCTGCAAGACTGAGTGAGAATCCGTTCTGGAAAGTTCTGCTTATTGAGGCAGGCCCGGACGAACCAGTAGGTCTATCCATCCCTGGTCTTGCTTCTGTTATATCTC CATCATCTATCGAGTGGGGATACCAGTCGACAAACGAGAACTACGCCTGTCTCAGTTCGAATGGTAGCTGTCCGATCCCTGCAGCCAAAGCTCTCGGTGGAGGCATGGCGAAGAATGCAATGATATACCTACGCGGCGGCCCGTTCATATTCGATCAATGGGCTGCAATGGGTAACGAGGGATGGTCGTGGGAAGACGTCCTACCGTTTTTTAAAAAGTCCGAAAATAACGGTGATATCGATAGTGTTGGTCGAGAGTATCACGGCACGGATGGACCACTTTTTGTCGAAAGATTTCCGTCCAAGCCACTCCTTGCAAATGTAATACTCGAGGCAGCCCAAGAAGCGGGTTTCGGCGTCAGCAATGACCTCAACGGAAATGATAGTATTGGTTTCGCAATAGTTCAAACAACGAGCCACCACGGTGCGAGACGCAGCAGCGCCGCAGCGTTTCTGCGGCCAATCAGACATCGCACTAATCTCCACATCACTCTGAACTCCACTTGCACGAGGGTCATAATCGAGAATGGACAAGCAGTTGGAGTTGAATATTACAAA GTTGGCAATTTCTACACGGTACGCGCATCCAAGGAAGTCATCGTTTCCGCAGGTGCGGTTGGGTCTCCCCATCTTCTACTGCTTTCTGGAATTGGGCCGGAAGAAGATTTGAAATCCAAGGGAATCGACGTGGTCGAAGATGTACCTGGCGTCGGCTGCAATTTCCATGATCATATGATATACCAGGTTGCGTTCACCGTTGATGAGCCTGACGTCTACGACAGCAAGTGGGCTGCTCTTGCTGAGTACATCGGCTTTCAGACTGGGCCCTTGTCCAACAGCGGACTCCCTCAAGTGGCTGGCGCCCTATCATCCGGGATTACTACACCCGACCTTCCGGACATTCATATAGTCATCGAAGGTTATTGTAACAGTTTCGAACTATGTGGAATGGGCGCACTTAGCAGTGACGGTAAACGCGAAATCGTGTTTTCGGCAGGTTACGAGCATCCGAAATGCAGAG GAAAAATCAGTCTGGCTTCATCGGATCCTTTTGAGTATCCTTCGATCTGGGTCAACTATCTCTGCGACCCTGACGACGTTGCTGGGGTTGTGAGAGCCATCGAGTATTCACTGGAATTGGTCAATACACCGGCCATAAAGGCCTACAACATGACCTTGGCCGAAACACCTCTCGAGGCCTGCTCAAATTACACTTTTGCTAGCACGAAATACTGGGAGTGCGCAGTTCATCACAATGCTATTGGGGAATACCACATCTCAGGCTCCTGCAAAATGGGTCCGTCATCGGACCCACTTGCTGTTGTCGACCCTCAGCTCCGAGTCTACGGAATACAGGGACTACGCGTGGCGGACGCTTCTATTATGCCGCAG GTGACTATCGCCAATACTGCAGCATCTTGCGTCATGATTGGAGAACGAGCTGCGCACATGATCAAGCAAGATTGGAATTATACGGATgcgatataa
- the LOC124216023 gene encoding glucose dehydrogenase [FAD, quinone]-like isoform X2 has product MLDMSNTPNICESQGSTSCCRITTSHIETAYSFLDGTGTNGTPNRLHRFLIAVRQMEYNYISPETCNAGLLGPSLVNLYNVTSYYFFLSILETFVRRKQAIAQTCERITPIHTPDAEYDFIVVGGGAAGSVIAARLSENPFWKVLLIEAGPDEPVGLSIPGLASVISPSSIEWGYQSTNENYACLSSNGSCPIPAAKALGGGMAKNAMIYLRGGPFIFDQWAAMGNEGWSWEDVLPFFKKSENNGDIDSVGREYHGTDGPLFVERFPSKPLLANVILEAAQEAGFGVSNDLNGNDSIGFAIVQTTSHHGARRSSAAAFLRPIRHRTNLHITLNSTCTRVIIENGQAVGVEYYKVGNFYTVRASKEVIVSAGAVGSPHLLLLSGIGPEEDLKSKGIDVVEDVPGVGCNFHDHMIYQVAFTVDEPDVYDSKWAALAEYIGFQTGPLSNSGLPQVAGALSSGITTPDLPDIHIVIEGYCNSFELCGMGALSSDGKREIVFSAGYEHPKCRGKISLASSDPFEYPSIWVNYLCDPDDVAGVVRAIEYSLELVNTPAIKAYNMTLAETPLEACSNYTFASTKYWECAVHHNAIGEYHISGSCKMGPSSDPLAVVDPQLRVYGIQGLRVADASIMPQVTIANTAASCVMIGERAAHMIKQDWNYTDAI; this is encoded by the exons ATGTTGGACATGTCAAATACGCCAAACATATGCGAAAGTCAAGGGAGCACATCGTGCTGCCGTATAACTACGAGTCACATCGAGACAGCATATTCATTTCTGGACGGAACCGGAACGAACGGCACACCAAACCGTCTCCATAGATTTTTGATTGCAGTTCGAC AAATGGAGTACAACTACATCTCGCCGGAAACCTGCAATGCGGGCCTTCTGGGGCCGAGTCTGGTCAATTTGTATAATGTCACCTCGTACTATTTCTTTCTGTCGATTCTAGAGACATTTGTGAGAAGAAAACAAGCAATCGCTCAAACCTGCGAACGCATCACACCTATCCATACCCCGGATGCCGAGTATGACTTCATCGTAGTGGGAG GCGGAGCAGCCGGATCTGTCATCGCTGCAAGACTGAGTGAGAATCCGTTCTGGAAAGTTCTGCTTATTGAGGCAGGCCCGGACGAACCAGTAGGTCTATCCATCCCTGGTCTTGCTTCTGTTATATCTC CATCATCTATCGAGTGGGGATACCAGTCGACAAACGAGAACTACGCCTGTCTCAGTTCGAATGGTAGCTGTCCGATCCCTGCAGCCAAAGCTCTCGGTGGAGGCATGGCGAAGAATGCAATGATATACCTACGCGGCGGCCCGTTCATATTCGATCAATGGGCTGCAATGGGTAACGAGGGATGGTCGTGGGAAGACGTCCTACCGTTTTTTAAAAAGTCCGAAAATAACGGTGATATCGATAGTGTTGGTCGAGAGTATCACGGCACGGATGGACCACTTTTTGTCGAAAGATTTCCGTCCAAGCCACTCCTTGCAAATGTAATACTCGAGGCAGCCCAAGAAGCGGGTTTCGGCGTCAGCAATGACCTCAACGGAAATGATAGTATTGGTTTCGCAATAGTTCAAACAACGAGCCACCACGGTGCGAGACGCAGCAGCGCCGCAGCGTTTCTGCGGCCAATCAGACATCGCACTAATCTCCACATCACTCTGAACTCCACTTGCACGAGGGTCATAATCGAGAATGGACAAGCAGTTGGAGTTGAATATTACAAA GTTGGCAATTTCTACACGGTACGCGCATCCAAGGAAGTCATCGTTTCCGCAGGTGCGGTTGGGTCTCCCCATCTTCTACTGCTTTCTGGAATTGGGCCGGAAGAAGATTTGAAATCCAAGGGAATCGACGTGGTCGAAGATGTACCTGGCGTCGGCTGCAATTTCCATGATCATATGATATACCAGGTTGCGTTCACCGTTGATGAGCCTGACGTCTACGACAGCAAGTGGGCTGCTCTTGCTGAGTACATCGGCTTTCAGACTGGGCCCTTGTCCAACAGCGGACTCCCTCAAGTGGCTGGCGCCCTATCATCCGGGATTACTACACCCGACCTTCCGGACATTCATATAGTCATCGAAGGTTATTGTAACAGTTTCGAACTATGTGGAATGGGCGCACTTAGCAGTGACGGTAAACGCGAAATCGTGTTTTCGGCAGGTTACGAGCATCCGAAATGCAGAG GAAAAATCAGTCTGGCTTCATCGGATCCTTTTGAGTATCCTTCGATCTGGGTCAACTATCTCTGCGACCCTGACGACGTTGCTGGGGTTGTGAGAGCCATCGAGTATTCACTGGAATTGGTCAATACACCGGCCATAAAGGCCTACAACATGACCTTGGCCGAAACACCTCTCGAGGCCTGCTCAAATTACACTTTTGCTAGCACGAAATACTGGGAGTGCGCAGTTCATCACAATGCTATTGGGGAATACCACATCTCAGGCTCCTGCAAAATGGGTCCGTCATCGGACCCACTTGCTGTTGTCGACCCTCAGCTCCGAGTCTACGGAATACAGGGACTACGCGTGGCGGACGCTTCTATTATGCCGCAG GTGACTATCGCCAATACTGCAGCATCTTGCGTCATGATTGGAGAACGAGCTGCGCACATGATCAAGCAAGATTGGAATTATACGGATgcgatataa